The genomic stretch AGGTATTTCTTATTGTGtaaatttaaatcattattaataCACTTTGTAGCTGCTAAGCCATATAAATGTGAACATTGTGGAAAAGAATTTATATTAAGAGCCCAACTTGATGTACATTCTTATAAACATAAGCCTGTAAAGCCTTATAGTTGTTCCATTTGCAAAAAATCATTTAGTGTGAGAAGTAAATTGACTAGGCATTTGGCAACACACTCCCAAGTAAAAAGCCACATATGTTCTATATGTGGAAACGCTTATAGAAGTAAGGAGtctttgaaaatacatttcatAATACATAAAAGTGATAAACCATTTAGCTGTAACATTTGTTCAGCCAAATTCAGTAACCAGTCGAATTTGAATAAACATTCAGCAGTTCATACAAGTAAGTAGCATACATTTTTTTACGAATTATTGATTGATGCGGtgttattttttacatatttttaaatttagttcagTGCaacttcttaattttattttgacactattatttttggtttgtaagatCATTTTGATCGTCGCTTGATAATATggtaaataaatttgtttattatttgtgtaTTATTTGGAGATTTATTCAAAGGATTATGGCTtgagcaaaaacttttgaccagtAGTGTGTATCAACTTTTCTACTACAGTCCTACCGTAATTTGTTATATATCTTCTATTACTACCAGAGTTTATTCTTTTGttctgaaaaaaagtttgtactagtttttaatattacagttcactaataatcaatttcttttGTACAATTGGATAGTTTTTATTCTATATAACATAGAATGAACTTTAACTACCTCATATGGCTAAATCAACTTAAAGAGATCTAATTATTGCCAAACGAGACATTGCAATTTTTAGTTATCATCTAAAATCGTAGATACACcaacaacaatttttcttatgtaaaATGTTAAAAGGATATCCAAACTCaagaatatgtttttttttgtagaagaaAAAGCTCATATGTGTGATCTTTGTGGAAAGAGATACAAGCTAAAGTGGGCATTATCAGTTCATAAATTGTCTCATAACAAAACAAGATCTTTTGAATGTAGtgtttgttacaaaaaattcatttacaaaAAAGATCTTCAAAGACATAGTTTGATACACGAAGGTAAGCTAgagtttgaatattttgaatatgtaaTAAGTATATGGAAGCCCTTGataaatctataatttttattgatagaaaCTTATAATGGATATCCCTAACTTGTACCAATGATCCTCAacctttatatattttaattttgaaaaacaacagaCAATGTAATAGACCTATAATTGTATACTTGTGCTTAATtagtgttttcttttttattaaataattgattaagtAATTATGTTTCACAAGTATAGGGTTATCTTATAGGTTAAGCCTGCCTGCTTTGCTTGGGTTACAGTTCTGGTTCTATTCTAGCTTTATTTGCATTACCTCCTCCCTTGGAGCTCttgtatatttattgtataGGTAAAACAAGTGTTTTTGCAACATAAGAACAGATCCTCTTATGTAATCACTGCAATTGtcatattctttattttttattgttaatgttataattattaatgaagACGATTTCTgttgtcatttttttctgtgTCTTATAATTTTCTCAAAGACTACATTAAAAAATCtaagaaagaaatagaaaatttggtTTACTTCATGGTTTTTTTGTATTAGTTTATTTTCATGTACCCAAAAAAGTTCAACTTTTTCCAGTTACAGTTTGGCTTTGaatcatatataaaattctctTTGTACATAAAAAAAAGAACCAGAAATGTGTATGACTAATACTGTTAAGGTAGAGGAACACTGGTGGTCTTCATCAAAGTTTAGGATATTTATATATGCACTgtgaataatttgtaaaaaaattgtttggattcatatggttatttttataattttccattcatgatattattgtccttcctaGTATGTAATTTATAATGGTGCTACgagttgaggactcaaaataaaactgtctaagagtttttttataatgccaacgtttcgatcttcTATTTGATTtgagtaaacaaaaaatgtattaaaaaagatattaaaaaaaatctgtatatgtatatataaatgaataggacacactgtatatgagtaaaaaaattggacaatactttatatatttatatctgtATGTGTAAGTTTCTTTAAATgtcttttttctctttcttctattttattcaacaaAGTTGTTTATATTCTATAGTTTGTTCAAATTTGTGTCTCATATACAGTGTGtcctattaatttattaaaacatatagatttttttaatattgttacatcaatcttatatttttatacttgaTGAAATTCGAATAAAAGATGGAAACCTtggtattataaaaaaatcttggagagttttattttgagtcttCACTattcgaaattttaaaattttgttaatactgTACACATGTATCGAAAGTCATTTGGTTCACGTTCATGTATTTCACTTGAGAAATGATTAAATTTCTataagtaaatttatttaaataatcagAAAGCAAACAGTACAAATGCAGCGTGTGTTCAACAACATTTCGCCGTCAAGATAATTTGCGTCGTCATATGAAGAACACTCATCCTGGTAAAAAGGCTGAAGTGATAAAGACTGTTGTACCGGCTCGTTCAAAAATACTATCTACCACCAATCTAACGCCGAACACTAGTTctgttaataacaataaaacagATACTCATATTCCTGTCGATAATCCAAACGCTATAAACGTTATAACCACTGCTTCCGTTGCTTGTTCTTCGATAAAGATAAACAAAGAAGAAACGGAAGCAGTTACACATCTTCCTTCTGCTGTTAAATCTGTTTCCAGGGCGGATGCAACTGGTGGAACGGCAACAACGACCAGTGTCATCAACGGACCAATCAAACTCGCTTTTAAAACGCCGGCTTTTAAGAGCTACTACAATATTAACAGGTAGGTCGTGATAATTGATacttaattttatgtaaaaaatttattattccttatCCTACTTCACGTGCTCCTCTAGAAAAAAACACAATTCGTGTCGGAATGAGTTTGTTTAGATTGAAACCTGATAGTTGATCATGAGCACGTCAGGATCATTTGATTTCAAGGCTTCTATTGAGTAACTGGAGGATCAAAGCAACTGGTCGAGTTGGAAAAGGCAAATAACCTTACTGCTGAAGCACCAAAAAGGTTTGGATGTCATAAATGGTAAGTTGACATTAGCTGCTGATGGTTCCAATAAGGATGAAACCAAGGATTCTCCTAATTAGCTCTTTTTCGTGAATATGCTGAATGTTACCAATGTGAAAAGGCCAAGGATATTTGGGCCAAGTTGAGTTCTGTGTATGAGCTGAGTTCAAGTCAGAGATTAGATAGGCTTCTGGAAACTTTCTTTTCTTATGGAATCTTGAATGCTCAGGATGGAATTGTCAATCATGTTAAGTGCCTTCGGTGTGATTTCAATGAGCTCAATGTCAAATTTAGttaaaatacaatataataaatccccatataaaatataataactatCATGAtaccattcattttttttaggGATTTCGACCATATGCCAACTGTTCAACTCCAGAGCAACTACAACATGGCAGAATCAGTAGAAATTTGTCAGAAAATATTGTCGACTGACAGTTCACTTTCGAGTAGAAATATGATTCCCAAAACGGATTCCATATCTCAAGAAATCTGCCAAAAAATCCTCGACCCAAATTCACGTCCCATTCATTATGAGACATCTTTTCAGAATAAACAACAtgctatgataaaaaatattaaatttaaggTTCCTATACAGTATACtaatcaatttaaagaaaatggCAAAGTTGAAGAAACGAAAAATGATGATTGTAGTTTAAATTTTACTGAACTTCAACCTGTAGCTATGACTAGCGTTATTGTAAATAGTAATGATTTAAGTGAATCTGGAAATTTGTATTGGAGACGGAGAACTTCGCAAaatttgagtttaaaaaaataaagactGCTCCTTTAGAAGactgtttattacttttgtggtgatttttgtttttattaaatttatttttttgtgtacttgtgctttattatttatttaaatttattcacaaatatttttactgtattctataaacattattttgtttttttttaatttggaaaaaaaataattgtgaatagATGACAAGGAGGACCCAAACACTAAAATATTAACAGTTTCCGGTTCCAAAAATAGAAGGAGCTCCAATATCTGAAATTTCTTCAGTGGTTATGTCCTTGCTCCTAAAAATTTCTCCAAAGCATTCAACTGCGTTAGTTTGTGATTGCAGGACATGTGGTAACTAGGCGAACGTGAGTTTCGTCCTTTTCTTCACTGAACCTATTTAGTTGCTACCTTAAATGACAATGGGAGTAAACCAGTAAAAATGTgtagcatattttttataatatctcgCTGAGCTGAAGTTCTGAATCCAGGGGGATTCtctttcaaattcattttttttatgaaactctTGAAggtgtattttttatatatcagaaAGGTTTTAAGAGGCTTTTGCTCAATTTTTTGGCTACTATATTGAACTTTTCTTTTAAGAATAAGACTTTATTGTTCTTATCTGTTTCATTTAATTTCCTCACttgtttatttctatatatttttctaagtCAAGCTTCTATAGTGGTTTCTAAACCATCTATAATcggataaattcgaaaaaatgcACATATCATGAAATACTAAATAGTATATTTGTCACAATCGTCACAATAAATCAGTTTGAGAAGATAACTTAGTAATATAAACATGAGTCAGACAGTGTAACTTGTGATATCTGTGACGATAAATCTGTCATCACTGTAACATTTCCAATTGTCAAATAGAAAGGCATCGGCTGTAGACAGTGCCGGAACGACACAAGGGTAAGAGTGTGATTTGTTAccctttaaataaaaaagaataggCCGTTGGCCCCAGCGGAAAGAGAATCGTTGAAGGATCTAGTGATTTTGACTTCCTATCTCTACAGAGAAATACCGATTTCTGTGTCATATGCTTAACGAATATCACAAGTCCTGTTATTTATTCAGGGCATTATATAAAGTGTATACCACTAAGCAATCACGACCACGATATTTTTCGTTCCACTTAGTCTAGAGCTTTATAATCGTAAAACAAAGGAATGGCTCATGAGGCGTTTTGAgataattattaaagaaaagcaaaaaaggaaaaacttgaagaggttatgttataatttgtaaaatattgaactttttagtgGAGTGCTTAACTGATTTACATTGAAGTAAAATCAAATTCTCTTCTGGCAAAATATTTGGTGGTGTGTCACAAGAATGCTTCAAAAGTACTTTAATGTCCTAAGTCCCATCAAATAATGACTTCGACCCACCTTTTGACAAGAGTCGTCGTGAACGTTACTCATGACAACGGTCGTAGGTATTTCAGGCGCCTTAGAATGAACTTAGAGCAAAAATCTATCAGCAAGCGAAACATGGTTTTTCTTTTGAATTCattcttattatatattaatattctcGTTCATATTATTCtctataataattcaattgacTTTACTCGACTCCAATAACTAgtattaactattttttgataCATTAGTAGAACAGGATAACGTTATTCCAAAAGGGCATTAAAAATCTCATCTCtccaataattcaattatatccTTAGtaactaaatattgaaaaaacaaatccATGGTTACTAAATAAGTTTACAAATGTCAATCTTGCTAGTTtcttttcattccattttcaTACCTTGTCATATATAGAATATGACGACAGAAAGAATAATACCATCTCCGAATACTTTGGTTAAGTATGATAATccaattttagtttcaaaacaTGATTCAAAAGCGGGACCTTCTGGGGTAAGATTAGCATTATTGGTATTATTaagtagattttttaatatgaaaactaaATATAGTGTAATGATACCGGTTATTGAAATCTATGAATAATCTGTTTTTGTTTGCAATAAGATGTATTCACATTAGctatcaataatttaattatataaaaaaacctaTTGATGAAAGTTATATATATTTACCTGTATTCATAATAagattattcaattaaaatataaggaaaatacattttctagatataaatagtattttattattaaattaatgaatcgtgagaaataaaaataattttcaattgccAAATGTcaattaacataacctaaaaaaaaattcctggaTTCCTATCAATTAgctgtcaaaatttgaatagaagCAAACCACATGTTACTAGATGGCGCTGAATTTGGGTTCTAAAGCGGTGAACAACAATACTATAAGGGTGTTTGATggtgtttagtttttttatgtgtttttattgattttggtAAGGTTTTCTCTATGTTTGTTATTTCCTAAACGTGTTTTTGTGgttagaacaaaaaattgtgttcaagAATTGGTctaaaaatgacgaaaattCAAGTAATCCTTTTTAACATCATAGAATATATTGGAGTCAGAAGCAACCATTGTTTTGATTACAGTtatctgaaatatttataagaCTGAGGTAATTTTCATCAAGCTTTCTATTTCTTTGTgtgttgaaattttcttttctattgcCTTTCTTCTTTCTCTCTACTGTTACTTCGGCTTCTTCTTCACACTGTTCCATACCTCCCTTCTAATCTCATATTTCCCTAGAGtgtaagttaggttaagttacaaAATCATAAccaaaaaagtatcaatttatTACATTAATGAGAATATACCTAAAATAATAGGTTTTGAAATAAGCATTTCTTATTcacttttgttatttaaattaagGTTAGGTTGTTATTTTAGAGggaaatcatttaatttttttggttcaatttaaactatttagtgattttttcttaataagGATGAAGCTGCAAAGAAGACTCCTCTCACCGCAGATATTAAACGCGAAGCTGAAGAAATACTCAATACAATTCTACCACCTAAAGAATGGGAAGACGATGGACAATTGTGGAGGCAGTGTGTTTCTACAACACCAGCAACTCGATTAGATGTTGTTAATTTACAAGAACAACTGGATATGAGATTACAACAAAGACAGGTATGTGGTTATACCTATGTTACATTTGGTGTAGATATATACAGGTTCTTCAAATATACTGACTAACAAAATCTTATTGGCCTTCCTGTGTTCATTAGCTGacataaaagtaatttgtgACCGAAAACACGAGCACGTTGCATTAACAGTAGTAGATTTTGTTTATGGGAAATCAAACCAATAAGAAATTAATTGACAGTAAGTCATGTTTCATCTATCTTGAGGGCTTAATCTAACTGATTCTTGGCCACTACTCACAGCTCCGGGACTAAGCGCTACACCGCTGATTATATATTAGtaaatagtaattttattataggCTAGAGAGACCGGTATTTGCCCAGTGAGAAGAGAACTGTATACGCAATGTTTTGACGAAATTATTAGACAAGTAACTATAAACTGTGCCGAAAGAGGATTGCTGTTATTGAGAGTTAGAGACGAGATGCGCATGACCATAGAAGCGTATCAAGCGTTATATTGTAGCAGTGTTGCTTTCGGTAAGTTTTAGACTAGTTATTTAACACAACAACGATACAGACTCATTATCAGTTGAATCACCATTAGAAACGATTCCGAACCAATTCATAACTGATACCGGATCGATAATTCAcgattttcttttaaaagtaaatattttcagaaccgtagaaacagtttattttaatttatgctCACATTAAGACTTCTTGGTAGCAATTAAATCGAGCATTatgattctaataaaaattcGAGAAGTAATAGAACCGATTCGGTATTAATAATGAACCGATTCGAGTTGATCAGCGAACACGGAACTGTTGATAAAACCTCGATCAAATTTACAAGTACATATCCCTGAATTGAGGTTAGGAATAAGATCCgcgaaaaaaaacatttcttttctGGATTTCCTTGGATATAGATATCACTTACTtcgattcaaataaataactttgtaGGTATGAGAAAAGCGTTACAGGCGGAACAAGGCAAATCAGATTTGTTCGAAGATGTAGAAAcgttgaaaaaagaaaaacaagatttGGAAAATCAAATAACTGAATTGAAACAACGAGCAGAACAGGCGGATAGGAGGGCGGCCGAAACGAGACTAGCGGAAGAAAGAAAACATACGGAAGAAATtgcatttttaaagaaaactaatCAGCAACTAAAGGTGAGGATATTGCACGTTTCAAATTTGTACATTATTCACGTTGTATATCACACCTATCTATAGGGTCTTTTAgttaaaaatgagaaataattaaaattattaaggGAAACAATATACAATATTCGGTATTTGCATAATCATATAAACAAAGGCCAAGTTACGAGAGAGAAAGTAGAATCTTGTGTCCATTACATTAACTGTAATAGATACACAAATATTGAAGCTGGGATAATGTTTCAATAATTGTTACGAGCAATATGAGGCTAAGAAGAGATCCAGGAAAAATACTGAAGCTAAAGTTTTGGCTTATCAGATGTGATACCATGGGTTGACcaaatgattaataaaataattcttgaaGCAAGATGGCAtactgtttcaaaaattattaggaGCAAGACTAGGGGAAGAAGATATTGGAGAATATGATAGAGAACATTAGGGACTGGACATACATAAATGTAtaaacactgatatgaatagtAGAGATTACctcttgtttttataaaatgtcaataTAGGAGCCCCTTCTCACGAGGAGGTTTGGCAGCGCTTCACAACGGCGAGGGAAATATGGTTTTATATGCATCCTTTCACAGGGAGCGTTCAAGCGGCGCTTCTGCATGGCTGACTTCCGCTTCAGAG from Diorhabda sublineata isolate icDioSubl1.1 chromosome 5, icDioSubl1.1, whole genome shotgun sequence encodes the following:
- the LOC130444485 gene encoding zinc finger protein 154-like encodes the protein MHDSVCLQCNKLHTGPSNRLVRDSCGHEKCRFCLLEDENQCKQCVEEKKLRLHESEKNNENLENDTKDEVVNNHTGVIQVNGNVPSTSTYNGELTFHETIETLENKTLENSFNENTYDSLKVENKNIAASRIKKPDKQRRTYNTVIIPKHVTVISDPPSYLCTICNKNFNTKTHIKYHTYCNGTAKPYKCEHCGKEFILRAQLDVHSYKHKPVKPYSCSICKKSFSVRSKLTRHLATHSQVKSHICSICGNAYRSKESLKIHFIIHKSDKPFSCNICSAKFSNQSNLNKHSAVHTKEKAHMCDLCGKRYKLKWALSVHKLSHNKTRSFECSVCYKKFIYKKDLQRHSLIHEESKQYKCSVCSTTFRRQDNLRRHMKNTHPGKKAEVIKTVVPARSKILSTTNLTPNTSSVNNNKTDTHIPVDNPNAINVITTASVACSSIKINKEETEAVTHLPSAVKSVSRADATGGTATTTSVINGPIKLAFKTPAFKSYYNINRDFDHMPTVQLQSNYNMAESVEICQKILSTDSSLSSRNMIPKTDSISQEICQKILDPNSRPIHYETSFQNKQHAMIKNIKFKVPIQYTNQFKENGKVEETKNDDCSLNFTELQPVAMTSVIVNSNDLSESGNLYWRRRTSQNLSLKK
- the LOC130444364 gene encoding axonemal dynein light intermediate polypeptide 1 codes for the protein MTTERIIPSPNTLVKYDNPILVSKHDSKAGPSGVRLALLVLLSRFFNMKTKYSVMIPDEAAKKTPLTADIKREAEEILNTILPPKEWEDDGQLWRQCVSTTPATRLDVVNLQEQLDMRLQQRQARETGICPVRRELYTQCFDEIIRQVTINCAERGLLLLRVRDEMRMTIEAYQALYCSSVAFGMRKALQAEQGKSDLFEDVETLKKEKQDLENQITELKQRAEQADRRAAETRLAEERKHTEEIAFLKKTNQQLKTQLEGILAPKK